The Streptococcus sanguinis genome contains the following window.
GGTATCCTTGATAGTCGTCTTACCTGTCCCATCCATAAGCACAAAGTTTTTATTTTTATCGTAGATATAGCCCTCCATCATATGCTGATCGCCGATTTCTTTTTCGACAGTCGCAATATGATGTACAATACCAGCAGCGTTTTCACTGCCAGATAAGCTGTAGCCTAAGCTGACGATGTCCTTATGGTCGATATGATTAAAAATCTTATACTTAGCGCTATCCAGTCGTGCCTGCTGTTCCTTGGGCAAGAGAGGATAGATATTAGGGCCATTGTAGATGTGGACTGTGCCAATATGGCGCATCTCCTCCTCTGTCAGGGTGGATAGAGCATACTGGATATCCATAGAACCCAAAGAGTGTCCGTAAAGATCAATCTTGGCATTAGGGTACTTACGAATGGTTTCCTTAAGATGCTTAGCCGCATCCTTAAACTGAGCCGGAGGAAACTTTTGTGTCTTTTTGAGATAACTAGCAGCTAACATAATATTCGGTGCAGCAATTCCTGTCGTTAAAGTTCCGCCATAAACACCTGTAACATTTGATATAACATTCTTCCTCAGCTCATTGAAGGGATTTTTATTGAGAGAATTAAGACTCTGCTTCACAGCTTGACCAGCATCTTTATTAAAGATTCCTACTACATTTCCTATGTTATTACTTACGTCTCGATCTGCCTTATCTAGTTCTTCTCGACTTTTTTGAGTAATAATATTTTTTGAATGACGATAAACAAAAGGGGTAGCATATTTTACTGCACCTGCAGGTCCTAGACGGTGAGACGCCGTCACAAAGTCTGTTGGCAGCCAATCCGTAACAGTATCGTGGAGCAACTTAGGAGTGTGCGTCTTGGTCTGAGAGCCCTGCATCATGACTGTCACATCCTGCACCTGAGCACGCTCAGCATCCGAAGCGGAGTAGGGGACAGCGGCACGCAAGCTCCCATTAGAGTCTTTGATTTCAGTTTCGGTTAGGCCACTCTCTTTATTCGTTAGCACATATACTTGTTCTTCATTGCCATGTACATTGTCGTAAATTTGGGAGACTGTGCCGATGTAGCCTCCATCTTTAAGTTTGACCTCTTGATTTACTTTCTCAATTTCATATTCTTGCAATGCAATATCAACTTTTTTCTTATCACTAAATGCTTTATCATACGTCATGTCATTCTCCCCTCAATTTCTTTGCGAGTTCACCAGAGATTACATAACCTGTGTGTTCTAATTTCTCTTCAGATTCTTCCATCAATGTTGTTTTAATAGTTAATTCTGGATCACCATTGATTATAAGTTCAACGATTAACCCCCCCATAGGATTATACTCTAATTTATCTTTATTTATTGAATATTCTTTTATAATGCCCTCCTCAGTCAATGCTTTAGAATCTTCCTGTCTCAGTAATTCTTCTATTGCCCTCTGCGCTTTCTTCCCCTCCGCAATCTGAATCATTTCTTCTTTTTCTGACTGACTATTTATCATACTGCAACCTCCTAAAAACATAGCTGAACTGAGCGTGATGATACTCAGAAATATTACAAAAATTTTCTTCATAGTGGCTCCTTTCATTTCTCATCTTTGCTAAAGCTGATACCTTAACGAAAATGAGAAGGCAGTTTTAGATTAACGTCTTATATTAATTATTATACTATTTTCCTAAAGAATATGAAAGCGTAATCATTGTTAGAAGTTCGTAAAGATAAAAGCTTGTTCTTCATTGTCATGTACATTGTCGTAAATTTGGGAGATAGTTCCAACATAGGTTTCGTCACTTAGTTCAATTTCTTGATTAACACGTTTTATCTCATATTCTTGTAAGGCAATTTTTACTTTCTGTTTATCACTAAATGATTCATCGTATGTCATATTATTCTCCTCTCAATTTCTTTGCGAGTTCACCAGAAATTACGTATCCAGAATACTCCATCTGTCCATTAGAATCTTCCGTTAATGTTGTTGTAATTGTCAAGTCAGGATCATCGTTGATTATAAGCTCAACAATTAAACCTCCCATGGGATTATACTCAAGACTTCTTTCGTCTATTGTATATTTTTTGATTATTCCCTTTTCTGTCAATGCTCCAGGATCTTTCTTCTTTAACATTTGCTTAATCAATCTCTTAGATTTTTTACTCTCCGCAATCTGGATCATTTCTTCTTTTTCTGACCGACTATTTAGCATACTGCACCCTCCTAAAAACATAGCAGAACTGAGCGTAATGATACTCAGAAAAATAATAACTATTTTCTTCATGATGACTCCTTTCACTTCTCATCTTTGCTAAAGCTGGATCCTTAGCAAAAATGGGAAACTAGATTTAGATTAATGTTTTATTTGATTATTATACTATTTTCCCAAAGAATATGAAAGCGGAATCATCAAAGATTCATAAATATAAAATGCTTTATCATAGCGCAATCATTGCTAGGAAGTTATGAAGAAAAAGTCTTATTCTTCATTGCTATTTACATTTTCTTCATCCATTAGTTCTATAAGCTTCGGTGACCACACAGTCCCATCTCTGTGAAATTTCCCATTTTCGTCCTCTGTAATGACATATCCTAGTGTTACTTCCTCGTCACCATTAATGATTAAATCAAACATTAATCCTCCCATTGGGTTCTGAGTTAGTGACTTTTTATTAATTTCATAACTTTTAATTTTCCCTTCAGGTGTTAATGCTTGAGGGTCAATCTTTTTCAGCCCTTCCTCAATAACACTCTTCATCTTTTTACTTTCTGCAATTTGAATCATTTCTTCTTTTTCCGACCGACTGTTTAGCATACTGCAACCTCCTAAAAACATAGATGAACTGAGCGTGATGATACTCAAAAAGATTACAAAAATTTTCTTCATGGTGGCTCCTTTCGCTTCTCATATTTGCTAAAGCGAGATGCCTAAACAAAAATGGGAAAATGGATTTAGATTAATGTTTGATATTATCATTTTTATACTATTTATTTAACGTTGTGATAGCGCCACTACGGATAAAGAGATGAAAAGACAAAAAATCGTTCTCCATCATCTTGTATATTGTTGTAAATTTGGGAAACGGAGCCTATGTATTCTATTTCGCCAATAGATCACTAAGTTTCCGACTTCTTGAATTTGTGGCAATTTCAAAGTTACCAGTAGTTGAATCTTCTACTACTGTTACACTTAAACTTATATTCTTATCTCCGTTAATAAACATTTGAATCATTATCCCTCCCATTGGGTTATAATTTAACTTATCCTTTTGAATTTCATAGGATTTAATCTTCCCTTCTGCTGTCAAAGCTTTGGGATCTAATTCCTTAAGAAAATCTTCCAAGGCTCTCTTCATCTTTTTACTCTCTGCAATCTGAAGCATTTCTTCTTTTTCTGACCGACTGTTTAGCATACTGCAACCTCCTAAAAGCATAGCTGAACTGAGCGTGATGATACTCAGAAAGATTACAAAAATTTTTTTCATAGTGGCTCCTTTCATTTCTCATCTTTGCTAAAGCTAGCTGAATTAGCACGATTTAGAATTTTTAACTATCTAACTTATTACTTTATTATATTATACAGGATTCTCAAATATTCTAAAACTGAAAGGATAACTAAAAGTTTATGGCTTCATCAATGGGAAACTAACGATACTTAGCAATTTTCTCTTATCATCTCATAAAAAGCTGGTGAATAAACAATTTGCAGATTTTTTTGCTGGAGATTGGCGTAATAATTCTCAAACTGCTGGTAATAGTCACTCAGGTCAGTAGTTATCTGACAGAAAGAGGCAGCTTGTATTGGCCGAACCTGTGGATAGAAATCCTCTGCTGACTTAGTCAGGAGATTATCGCCAGCCTGATAGAGCTGGGCCTGCAGCTGCATCCATCTAGGCTGCTGGTAATAAAGCTGACGACGGATATAATTGCAGATGTGCGGATCTTGCTGGGCTAGAAAGCTGTTCATCTCCTGCTTTTGAAAGGGCAAACGCAAAATATCCAAAAGCCGGCCGTGACCAAAGGGAAAGTTCTTGGTCTTGTGCTGGACTTTTCCATGCAGATCTTCGTGAATCAGGTATTTGAGACGCAGAACTTGCTTTTCTTGATCCAGCTCCCAGAGATGAAAGCCCATATTTTTACTAAAATAGAGAAAATCTTTCTGCAGACGGGTTAGGGAATCCTTGAGCCAAAGTTTTCTCCCCAAAAGCCAGAGAACCTGATAGCCATGCTGGCGGTAAGAAAGCGTCCGTTCCTGCAGCCGTTCTATACTTAGGGGACTGCACTGGACTTCAAGCGCCAGTTTTTCATCAACCAGTAGATCAGCAATCTGCTGCAGTACAGGCAAAAAAGCCTCCACCTCAACTTCTTCTGTCTGGACAGCCCAGCGAAAAAGCTCTGCTTTAAGGTTCAGGTGCTCAGCACTCTCATTTTCCCTATAAAAACGACACTCTTCTAGCGAAATATGCGCAAAGTGCGGCTGCATAACCTTACCTTTTTTAAAACGGACTGCCCCTGAACAAGCTGGGCAGACGAAATCAGCCCCCTTCTCAATCTTATCCTCCAGAGCATTACACAAAAGCCCCTTATGATTTCGCGCCACAAACATATCCCAGCCCCCTCTAAAGTTTCTCTCATTTACTAAAATATTCGCAAAAGAAAAGAGAAACCTCAAAGGAGATTTCTCTTTGTAATTGATAAGATGACATTAGCTAATAGCTGACTCTGCAGCCATTTCCATCTCTTCCTTATGAAGCTTATTGTCGTACATCCGAATGAATGGATACCAGATGACGAAAGCTGCTACAGCACAGATGATTGCAACGATAAATGCTCCTAAACTTCCGCCTGAACCTACATAGGCTCCTAAACCAACAGGAGTTGGCCATGGTGTTTGGACAATAGCTTTACCAGCAATACCAAGTTGAACAGCCCAGTAGCCAATAGAGGCCGATACAACTGGTGCTAAAATAAATGGAATCGCTAAGATCGGATTATAAACAATTGGAAGACCAAAGATAATTGGCTCATTTATGTTAAAGATGGCAGGTCCCATTGATGCTTTCCCAAGCATACGAAGCTGCTCTGATTTAGCGCGGAAAGCAATATAAATACATAGAAGTAAAGTTGCCCCAGAACCACCAATAGTTACATAGGAGTTCGTAAATTCACCAGCGTAAGCAAAGAATTTTCCGTCAACATTTTGCGCTATGTTAGCCAGAAGTATTGGATTTACCAGTCCCATTACAATGGTGGCACCATGGATACCAACAATCCAAAGTGCGTGCACTAAAAGGTAAATGATAACAATGCCAAACCAAGTATTTGTAATATGAGTTACAAAAGCAAAAGGAACCGCAATGACTTTATAAATATCAGTACCAAACATAATAAAGATACCGTTTATGAAAAGTACCACAAATGCAATCACAAAACCAGGAATCAATGCTGTAAACGAACGAGAAACCCCTTCTGGAACAGCTTCAGGCATTTTTATAACCCAGTTCTTTTTCACACAAAGCTTGTAAAGCTGCACAGCCAAAATAGACATCAAAATAGCTGTAAACATACCTGATGTAGAAAGGCGAGTCAGACTATCTCCACCAACAGTCCATCCATTAATTGTTGACTCGCCAGTCACCGCTGAAATAGCGCCTTTAGAAAAAGCTAATTCTGGTATGGTTAAGAAATAAGCAAATACTGCCAAAAGTCCACCATTGAGAGGATTGAGATTCAAACCTTCCTCTTCGACATATATCTTTGTATATTCATAACCGATTACTACTGCAAAGTAGAGAGACAAAATCCCCATTGTACACTTATAGGCTAACAAGTATAAGGCTTGAATTTTATCAAAAGAATTGGCCCATAAATCAATTATAAATTGTATATTAAAGGCTTGCGGAATAACACTTAGAACTAAGAAGGCTGATCCAACAATGGTAAAGGGAATACTGGCCATCCCAGCAGCCACAATAGCACGAACAGGACGCCAGGTCGAAACCTTACCCATAGGTCCCATAAGATATTTTTCTAAAAATGCAAACATTTTATCCATTACATTTCTCCTCTGATATTGATAGACTTAGTATTTTTTCTTACTACTGAAGACTAGCCATGTACTTTTGAATGCGTTGGTACTGTTTATCAGCCCTGTGACTAATACGATTCAATTTAACAAGCATTAAAAAGTTTAAAAGGATGCCAATTAAAAGAATCATAATTAAAAAGACTTGCGTTGCTGAGCTGGCTGTAAAGAAAGGGTATAGCAATGAAAATTGATTCAAAAGAACCAGCAAAATAAGCAGCACATTTAGTGAAAGAGAGATGCCATAAAAAAGTTTAGTTAATTTTGCCTCTCTTTGATTTATAGTGTACATTCGCGTCTGCTCCCACATAGCTAGTGCTGCAAAGAGAGCAACTGCTATCGGTAGCATCATAGCCAACCTGGCATTTGAAAGATAGAGCATCAAGGTCCAGTAAAGATTGACAAAAAAGAAAGCAGCTGTCGCATACCGAACGGAAAAGTACCGAGTATAGTACATGGTTTTTAAAGCTGATTCTTTCCTCCTTGCTTCTAATTCTTGTTTTTCCTTATCCGTCATCTTCTTCTCCTAGCTGTTGGTCTCTTCTACCTTACGGTAGAGGTTGAGCATTTCAAGTGCAACTTCGCGCAGGGTCATGGTCGTCATGAGATGATCCTGAGCATGCACCATGATGATTTCAATCCTAATTTCAATTCCGCTAGCATAGTCCTGCAAGAGCTTAGTCTGGGCATGATGAGCTTCTAGCAGGGATTCATTGGAGGTTTCCAGCTTTTCTGCTGCTGCATCATAGCGACCTTCACGCATATCAGCAAAGGCTTCATGAACAATGGTGCGGGCTGTCCCACTGTGAAGAATAATTTCAAAAGCGGCAACTTGCAACTCTTCTTGGTTCATAGATTCATTCCTTTCTTGAAATCTTGCTAGTCTCAGCAGTTTATCTCAGAAAAAACTGCTCAGATTTTTATTTGATACTTAAGAATATTTGTTTAAATTCTTCAAAGGTCTGGCAAGCCCGTATCTGCTGTTGCAGGTCTGGCTCTTCCAGCAAATCAACAATTTTAGAAGTCAACCTGTCCATCCCTTCATTGTCATAGATGGATGGCGAAGCTAAAAAAATCAAACTAATTTCAGGATAATCCTCAGACCAGTTCAGGCCTGACTGGACGATTGTCAAGCCAATCCTGTGCTTCTTGGCGCAAGGCTTTATAGGGTGAGGGACAGCGATAGTATCCGAAAAGACAACGGAACTCATGCGCTCGCGCTGCTCCATCAAGCTGCGCATCTGAGCTGGGAATTCTCCATCTTCACCAACTGCCATTCTCTCCAAAAGCTCAGTCAAAGCTTCTTCCTTATCAGCTTGATCCAATACTATAAAGCACTCCGGCGAGAAATAATCGTCAAAGACTGCTTCCAAGTCTGACACTTCCTCGGAGATCTTAATATCCATCCGACAGCCTTTCTTAGACTTCAAATTTGCCATCTTCTGCTTGATTTCCTTAATTTCCTCGGGTTTGAGGAAAATACTAACCGTAAAGACGGGCAGTGTAAAGACCAGATTGGACAAGTCGATTGAAGAGATGATAAAGTCGATATTTTTGAGACGTTCATCATTGAGCTCATAGTAACCAATCACATCTACGATGTGAACAAGATTTCCCAACTCGTGGTCAATCCTATTTTTCAGCATCTGAGCTGAACCATAACCAGTTGCACAGATGACGAGAATGTTGAACTTCTGCTTCTCCTTATGTCGCTCCATAGCTGCCATAAAATGCAGAGCAACATAAGCAACCTCATCATCTGGCAACTCCTCGTCACCAAACAAGGGCATGCCCGCCAGAAGATCCCGTGTCATAGCCAGCACAGGTGCATATTGCTGCTGAATATCTGCTAACAAGGGATTATCCATTCTGACATGATTTTTCAGGCGGATAAGCAAGGTAGAGAGATGGGTGACCAGACCTTCCACCAACTGAAAGTCGGACTGAAAGGCATAATCACGAAGACCTTCCTCTTCTTCCAGTGCTCTTGAAAGTTGAGCACGCAACTGCTCTACTATGTCCCCTTTTTCCTGCTTGTCCAGCTTCAAACCAGCCTTGGAAATCAAATGCAGGGTGATATAATCCACCTCTTCTTTGGGAAATTCTAAACCTGTTGCCAGATGAATCCGATCCAAAATTCGCTGCGCAATCCGACTTTCTGCACTATAGTCTTTTAGATTGCAGCCGTCCAGCTGGCTAATTTGAAAACCTTCACCGATGCGCTTAAGGGACAGCGCGATATGGATGACCAGATTTTGAATAACAAAGTCCGACACTCTCAGCTGGCCTTCACGGCATTCGTCCAACACGATAATAGTCAATTCTTCCAGGCTGATTGGCCGCCCAGAAATCTCGATAGCGATATAGTTATGCAAGACATAAAAGAAATTATCATGGAAAAAATAATCCATAATAAAGCGGCGGATATTACGCTCGCTACCTTTGACATAGACACCTCTCTTTGCCTTGCTTTCAATTTGCAAATCGTACTTGGCCAAATCCTGCCGAATCTTCTTGAAATCCGAAGATAGGGTCGAGCGACTGACAAAGAGTTCGCTGACTAAATCATCAAAATAAACTTCTTCTTGCTCAAACAAGAGCTTGTTCAAGATATAATTGTAGCGATCTTCAATGCCTTCCAAATTAGTCTGGGCAGCTTCCATCAAAACCTCAGCTTTGAGAAATTCCTGATAGGCTTCTCTATCACTGATTTTCAACTGGTAACCATAGCCCTGTTTGGCCGTGATGGTCCAGCCAGTCTGCTCAGACGTCATAGCCATCAAATTCTTAAGGTAGCTTCTTACTGTACGGTCCGAACAAGATAAGTGGGCAGCCAATTCCTTACTAGCGATGAATTGGTCCCTATTGTCCATCAAATACTGAAGAATGTGTTTTTCCTTTTGATGCAACACACTTCTTCCTCCTTCCGTCAATGATAAGTTAC
Protein-coding sequences here:
- a CDS encoding competence protein CoiA; this translates as MFVARNHKGLLCNALEDKIEKGADFVCPACSGAVRFKKGKVMQPHFAHISLEECRFYRENESAEHLNLKAELFRWAVQTEEVEVEAFLPVLQQIADLLVDEKLALEVQCSPLSIERLQERTLSYRQHGYQVLWLLGRKLWLKDSLTRLQKDFLYFSKNMGFHLWELDQEKQVLRLKYLIHEDLHGKVQHKTKNFPFGHGRLLDILRLPFQKQEMNSFLAQQDPHICNYIRRQLYYQQPRWMQLQAQLYQAGDNLLTKSAEDFYPQVRPIQAASFCQITTDLSDYYQQFENYYANLQQKNLQIVYSPAFYEMIRENC
- a CDS encoding PRD domain-containing protein, translated to MLHQKEKHILQYLMDNRDQFIASKELAAHLSCSDRTVRSYLKNLMAMTSEQTGWTITAKQGYGYQLKISDREAYQEFLKAEVLMEAAQTNLEGIEDRYNYILNKLLFEQEEVYFDDLVSELFVSRSTLSSDFKKIRQDLAKYDLQIESKAKRGVYVKGSERNIRRFIMDYFFHDNFFYVLHNYIAIEISGRPISLEELTIIVLDECREGQLRVSDFVIQNLVIHIALSLKRIGEGFQISQLDGCNLKDYSAESRIAQRILDRIHLATGLEFPKEEVDYITLHLISKAGLKLDKQEKGDIVEQLRAQLSRALEEEEGLRDYAFQSDFQLVEGLVTHLSTLLIRLKNHVRMDNPLLADIQQQYAPVLAMTRDLLAGMPLFGDEELPDDEVAYVALHFMAAMERHKEKQKFNILVICATGYGSAQMLKNRIDHELGNLVHIVDVIGYYELNDERLKNIDFIISSIDLSNLVFTLPVFTVSIFLKPEEIKEIKQKMANLKSKKGCRMDIKISEEVSDLEAVFDDYFSPECFIVLDQADKEEALTELLERMAVGEDGEFPAQMRSLMEQRERMSSVVFSDTIAVPHPIKPCAKKHRIGLTIVQSGLNWSEDYPEISLIFLASPSIYDNEGMDRLTSKIVDLLEEPDLQQQIRACQTFEEFKQIFLSIK
- a CDS encoding DUF1310 family protein, which encodes MKKIFVIFLSIITLSSAMLLGGCSMLNSRSEKEEMLQIAESKKMKRALEDFLKELDPKALTAEGKIKSYEIQKDKLNYNPMGGIMIQMFINGDKNISLSVTVVEDSTTGNFEIATNSRSRKLSDLLAK
- the celB gene encoding PTS cellobiose transporter subunit IIC — its product is MDKMFAFLEKYLMGPMGKVSTWRPVRAIVAAGMASIPFTIVGSAFLVLSVIPQAFNIQFIIDLWANSFDKIQALYLLAYKCTMGILSLYFAVVIGYEYTKIYVEEEGLNLNPLNGGLLAVFAYFLTIPELAFSKGAISAVTGESTINGWTVGGDSLTRLSTSGMFTAILMSILAVQLYKLCVKKNWVIKMPEAVPEGVSRSFTALIPGFVIAFVVLFINGIFIMFGTDIYKVIAVPFAFVTHITNTWFGIVIIYLLVHALWIVGIHGATIVMGLVNPILLANIAQNVDGKFFAYAGEFTNSYVTIGGSGATLLLCIYIAFRAKSEQLRMLGKASMGPAIFNINEPIIFGLPIVYNPILAIPFILAPVVSASIGYWAVQLGIAGKAIVQTPWPTPVGLGAYVGSGGSLGAFIVAIICAVAAFVIWYPFIRMYDNKLHKEEMEMAAESAIS
- a CDS encoding PTS cellobiose transporter subunit IIA codes for the protein MNQEELQVAAFEIILHSGTARTIVHEAFADMREGRYDAAAEKLETSNESLLEAHHAQTKLLQDYASGIEIRIEIIMVHAQDHLMTTMTLREVALEMLNLYRKVEETNS
- a CDS encoding DUF1310 family protein, with amino-acid sequence MKKIFVIFLSIITLSSAMFLGGCSMINSQSEKEEMIQIAEGKKAQRAIEELLRQEDSKALTEEGIIKEYSINKDKLEYNPMGGLIVELIINGDPELTIKTTLMEESEEKLEHTGYVISGELAKKLRGE
- a CDS encoding DUF1310 family protein, translated to MKKIFVIFLSIITLSSSMFLGGCSMLNSRSEKEEMIQIAESKKMKSVIEEGLKKIDPQALTPEGKIKSYEINKKSLTQNPMGGLMFDLIINGDEEVTLGYVITEDENGKFHRDGTVWSPKLIELMDEENVNSNEE
- a CDS encoding DUF1310 family protein; the protein is MKKIVIIFLSIITLSSAMFLGGCSMLNSRSEKEEMIQIAESKKSKRLIKQMLKKKDPGALTEKGIIKKYTIDERSLEYNPMGGLIVELIINDDPDLTITTTLTEDSNGQMEYSGYVISGELAKKLRGE